The following coding sequences are from one Onychomys torridus chromosome 16, mOncTor1.1, whole genome shotgun sequence window:
- the A4galt gene encoding lactosylceramide 4-alpha-galactosyltransferase, whose translation MFKSPDCLLRMLRGTPRQRVFTLFIICFKITLIVSIMIYWHTVGAPKDQGQLNSLPVDISCPQLAFPSILAPGNIFFLETSDRTNPSFLFMCSVESAARAHPESQVVVLMKGLHGTKRLPQNFGISLIRCFPNVQIKPLDLKDLFQDTPLAAWYLEVKHRWEPYWLPILSDASRIALLWKSGGIYLDTDFIVLKNLRNLTNTLGLQSRYILNGAFLAFERYHAFLALCMHDFVDHYNGFIWGHQGPQLLTRVFKKWCSTRSLEESHTCRGVTALPPEAFYPIPWQNWKKYFEDISPEELARLLNATYAVHVWNKKSQGTSLDSTSKALLAQIHARYCPTTHEAMKLYL comes from the coding sequence ATGTTCAAGTCCCCTGACTGCCTGCTGAGGATGCTCAGGGGCACCCCCAGACAACGGGTCTTCACCCTCTTCATTATCTGTTTCAAGATCACACTCATTGTCTCCATCATGATCTACTGGCACACTGTGGGGGCTCCCAAGGACCAAGGGCAACTGAATAGCCTGCCAGTGGACATCTCCTGCCCCCAGCTGGCCTTTCCTAGCATCCTTGCCCCAGGGAACATCTTCTTCCTAGAGACCTCAGACAGGACCAACCCTAGCTTTCTGTTTATGTGCTCTGTGGAGTCAGCTGCCAGGGCACACCCAGAGTCCCAGGTGGTGGTGCTCATGAAAGGGTTGCATGGAACCAAACGTCTGCCTCAGAATTTTGGCATCTCTCTTATAAGATGCTTCCCCAATGTCCAGATCAAACCTCTGGACCTGAAGGATCTGTTTCAGGACACGCCATTGGCAGCCTGGTACTTGGAGGTGAAGCACAGATGGGAACCCTACTGGCTGCCAATACTGTCTGATGCCTCTAGGATTGCACTGCTCTGGAAGTCCGGTGGCATATACCTGGACACAGACTTCATTGTCCTCAAGAACCTGAGGAACCTGACCAACACTCTGGGCCTCCAATCCCGATACATCCTCAATGGAGCCTTCCTAGCCTTCGAACGCTACCATGCCTTCTTGGCACTGTGCATGCATGACTTTGTGGACCACTACAATGGTTTCATTTGGGGCCACCAGGGCCCCCAACTGCTCACTCGGGTCTTCAAGAAGTGGTGTTCCACCCGCAGCCTGGAGGAGAGCCACACTTGTCGTGGGGTCACCGCCCTGCCCCCTGAAGCCTTCTACCCCATCCCCTGGCAGAACTGGAAGAAATACTTTGAAGACATCAGCCCTGAGGAGCTCGCCCGGCTGCTCAATGCCACCTATGCCGTTCACGTGTGGAACAAGAAAAGTCAGGGTACATCCCTAGATTCCACGTCCAAGGCTCTGCTGGCCCAGATACATGCCCGCTACTGCCCCACGACCCATGAAGCCATGAAGTTGTACTTGTGA